A region of Myxococcus stipitatus DSM 14675 DNA encodes the following proteins:
- a CDS encoding metallopeptidase TldD-related protein, translated as MTPDALVAAARAALAEAGPELAGLEAELFLVREGSLALEHEASSNTFAARLGDTCSAVARVWNATVRGGASGPIGEGADLRRLLVQAAQRTVPSSSPPPVTPLPTDSRLPSWHWEPSVSEARSDAVRIARECVPEGIVVQALVLTRRFTWSALVRGHDVLAQVEQREEAFVRCETPRGAVVDAIGLRAGQTAWAALRERLHAAVDALSGPVREADPRLPRVLRPAVAAPLVAGLGWLLRGDVAVSTPALARAVGKKVFPSLLTVEDLPRHAEGTRQRDWDDEGRAAQALRLVEEGRLLGFLHSQESAARLGVPAHGRGLRDGAIEPGATSLNFFIAPRGATLPASYTELVARVETFTTMPRPGRVSLIAGGWEVRDGRRVHRIAPMELELPVLETFRSLRGVGADLTFFPTAEGCGTPTLLLPPATE; from the coding sequence ATGACGCCGGATGCACTGGTGGCGGCCGCGCGTGCTGCGCTCGCGGAGGCTGGCCCGGAGCTCGCGGGGTTGGAGGCAGAGCTGTTCCTCGTGCGCGAGGGCTCGCTCGCGCTGGAGCATGAGGCCTCCTCGAATACCTTCGCAGCCCGCCTGGGCGACACGTGCTCGGCCGTCGCTCGAGTCTGGAACGCCACGGTGCGCGGCGGAGCGTCAGGACCCATCGGAGAGGGCGCGGACCTCCGGCGGCTCCTGGTTCAGGCCGCACAGCGCACTGTTCCGTCGTCCTCGCCTCCACCTGTCACGCCACTCCCCACCGACTCGCGGCTCCCTTCGTGGCACTGGGAGCCCTCCGTGTCGGAGGCACGGAGCGATGCCGTGCGTATCGCTCGCGAGTGCGTACCCGAAGGCATCGTGGTGCAGGCGCTCGTGCTCACCCGCCGATTCACCTGGTCCGCGCTCGTGCGAGGTCACGACGTGCTCGCGCAAGTGGAGCAGCGAGAGGAAGCCTTCGTCCGCTGCGAGACTCCCAGAGGCGCGGTGGTGGATGCGATAGGGCTGCGCGCCGGCCAGACGGCATGGGCGGCGCTGCGCGAACGGCTGCACGCCGCGGTTGACGCATTGTCGGGCCCTGTTCGTGAGGCGGACCCGCGCCTTCCTCGCGTGTTGCGTCCCGCGGTCGCCGCACCTCTCGTCGCGGGGCTGGGCTGGTTGCTGCGCGGTGACGTCGCGGTCTCGACGCCCGCGCTGGCTCGTGCGGTGGGCAAGAAGGTCTTCCCCTCCCTGCTCACGGTGGAAGACCTCCCCCGACACGCCGAGGGGACACGTCAACGAGACTGGGACGACGAGGGGCGAGCAGCACAGGCTCTTCGCCTGGTCGAGGAAGGACGACTGCTGGGCTTCCTCCACTCCCAGGAGAGCGCCGCGCGCCTGGGCGTTCCAGCGCACGGACGCGGACTTCGCGACGGAGCCATCGAGCCCGGCGCCACCTCGCTCAACTTCTTCATCGCTCCTCGTGGAGCCACCTTGCCCGCGAGCTACACGGAGCTGGTCGCGAGAGTCGAGACCTTCACGACGATGCCGCGCCCCGGGCGAGTGTCCCTCATCGCTGGTGGGTGGGAGGTCCGCGACGGACGACGTGTGCACCGCATCGCGCCGATGGAGTTGGAGTTGCCCGTGCTGGAGACCTTCCGCTCGCTCCGAGGCGTGGGGGCCGACCTGACGTTCTTCCCCACCGCCGAGGGCTGCGGCACCCCCACGTTGCTGCTTCCTCCCGCGACGGAGTGA
- a CDS encoding pirin family protein has product MDSSSASGPASARTERGVVAVWPAKPTELVGDSRVLRALPRVELRRVGPFVFCDHFGPSPAVPGTMSVPPHPHIGLQTVTYLFSGAIRHRDSLGTVQDIQPGDINWMTAGRGIVHAEDVDSSPGAPPLHGIQTWVALPRAQRQIPPAFEHIPSAMLPCVEHEGARVRVLAGRLGEALSPVPAFHPLTYLDVELEAGATVSFPVEPTHALALYVADGDVSIGGTTVERGLLAHLDEGASTLTLHSVRGGRAMVLGGEPLPDPLVIWWNFVVDSVAEGRARFADWEAGRFPPLAPWVDK; this is encoded by the coding sequence ATGGATTCGTCGTCGGCCTCGGGCCCCGCGTCCGCGCGGACGGAGCGCGGCGTGGTGGCGGTGTGGCCCGCGAAGCCGACGGAGCTCGTCGGCGACTCTCGTGTGCTGCGCGCCCTTCCCCGTGTCGAGCTGCGCCGAGTGGGCCCCTTCGTCTTCTGCGACCACTTCGGCCCCTCGCCCGCCGTGCCGGGGACCATGTCCGTGCCCCCGCATCCGCACATCGGCCTCCAGACCGTGACGTATCTGTTCTCCGGAGCCATCCGTCACCGCGATTCCCTGGGCACCGTGCAGGACATCCAGCCCGGTGACATCAACTGGATGACCGCCGGCCGCGGCATCGTCCATGCGGAGGATGTGGACTCGAGCCCGGGGGCCCCACCGCTCCACGGCATCCAGACCTGGGTCGCGCTCCCTCGCGCGCAGCGCCAGATTCCGCCCGCCTTCGAGCACATCCCTTCGGCGATGCTGCCCTGCGTGGAGCACGAAGGCGCACGCGTGCGAGTCCTCGCCGGAAGACTGGGCGAGGCCCTCTCCCCCGTCCCCGCCTTCCATCCCCTGACATACCTGGACGTGGAGCTCGAAGCGGGAGCCACCGTCTCGTTCCCCGTGGAGCCCACCCACGCACTCGCCCTCTATGTGGCCGACGGCGACGTCTCCATCGGCGGCACCACGGTGGAGCGCGGCCTGCTCGCGCACCTGGACGAAGGCGCCTCCACGCTGACGCTGCACTCGGTGCGCGGTGGCCGCGCGATGGTGTTGGGTGGTGAGCCGTTGCCGGACCCGCTCGTCATCTGGTGGAACTTCGTCGTCGACAGCGTGGCCGAGGGCCGCGCGCGCTTCGCGGACTGGGAGGCGGGGCGCTTCCCGCCGCTCGCTCCCTGGGTGGACAAGTGA
- a CDS encoding carboxymuconolactone decarboxylase family protein translates to METPRFVTPKVAPGLYTAMLALEKYLHECGLGEKLLTLIKLRASQLNGCGFCIDMHWKDLRVLGETEQRLYGLDAWEESPYYTDRERAALAWTEAVTFVAEGHVPASVYEAVKPHFSDKELADLTGAIATINAWNRLAVASRTTPGTYQPPKAAQKEG, encoded by the coding sequence ATGGAAACGCCCCGATTCGTGACGCCGAAGGTTGCCCCGGGCCTCTACACGGCCATGCTCGCGCTGGAGAAGTACCTGCACGAGTGTGGGCTGGGCGAGAAGCTCCTCACGCTCATCAAGCTGCGCGCCTCGCAGCTCAACGGCTGCGGCTTCTGCATCGACATGCACTGGAAGGACCTGCGCGTGCTGGGTGAGACGGAGCAGCGCCTGTACGGGCTGGATGCGTGGGAGGAGAGCCCCTACTACACGGACCGCGAGCGCGCGGCCCTGGCCTGGACGGAGGCGGTCACCTTCGTGGCGGAGGGCCATGTGCCCGCGTCTGTCTACGAGGCGGTGAAGCCGCACTTCTCCGACAAGGAGCTGGCGGACCTCACCGGAGCGATCGCCACCATCAACGCGTGGAACCGGCTGGCCGTCGCCTCGCGCACCACGCCGGGGACGTACCAGCCGCCCAAGGCCGCGCAGAAGGAGGGCTGA
- a CDS encoding PLP-dependent aminotransferase family protein produces MTPSKGAATAKRRTARKRPAAMAATSVVLDASTGASLQTQLMEALRAAIVAGRLAPGTRLLSTRAMAEQLDLSRNTVLNAYSRLLEEGYLVGHLGSGTYVARELPERVLRSERVGPLPPAPAHTPGISRRGRAVAMLPDMRLSVPGIPPSQLAFRMGTPSIDAFPSDLWGRLLNTRWRRSWGDLLQRAEPAGHPPLRRAVADYLATSRGVRCVPEQVIIVNGAQQAMSLAAQVLLDPGDAAWVEDPGYFAYRGALVAAGATLVPVPVDAEGLDVEAGKRLGPEARLAVVTPAHQFPLGVAMSKARRQALLSWAARSDAWIVEDDYDSEFRYEGRPLLALQGMAPDARVLYIGTFSKVVSPALRVGYLVVPEPLVDAFTAARRFADGHTPVVEQAVVADFLNDGHFSRHVRRMRVLYGRRQEALVEAASRELRGRLDVSPLHTGMHLVGWLPEGEDDRAATARVLQAGVLTQPLSAFRVQSQGRGALLLGYACVPEERIPEGVRMLARALR; encoded by the coding sequence ATGACGCCGTCGAAGGGCGCGGCGACGGCGAAGCGGCGCACCGCGCGCAAACGGCCCGCGGCCATGGCGGCCACGTCGGTGGTGCTGGATGCCTCCACGGGCGCGTCGCTCCAGACGCAGCTGATGGAGGCGCTGCGCGCGGCCATCGTCGCGGGGAGGCTGGCGCCGGGCACGCGGCTGCTGTCGACGCGGGCGATGGCGGAGCAGTTGGACCTGTCGCGCAACACGGTGCTCAACGCCTACTCGCGGCTCCTGGAGGAAGGGTACCTGGTGGGGCACCTGGGCTCGGGCACGTATGTGGCGCGCGAGCTTCCGGAGCGGGTGCTGCGCTCGGAGCGCGTCGGCCCCCTTCCGCCCGCGCCGGCGCACACGCCCGGCATCTCCCGGCGGGGGCGCGCGGTGGCGATGCTGCCCGACATGCGGCTGTCGGTGCCCGGCATTCCTCCCAGCCAGCTCGCCTTCCGCATGGGCACGCCGTCCATCGACGCCTTCCCCAGCGACTTGTGGGGGCGGCTGTTGAACACGCGCTGGCGGCGCTCGTGGGGGGATTTGCTCCAGCGCGCGGAGCCCGCGGGCCATCCGCCCTTGCGGCGTGCCGTCGCGGACTACCTGGCGACCTCGCGCGGCGTCCGGTGTGTCCCGGAGCAGGTCATCATCGTCAACGGCGCGCAGCAGGCCATGAGCCTGGCGGCGCAAGTGCTGCTGGACCCGGGCGACGCGGCGTGGGTGGAGGACCCCGGCTACTTCGCGTACCGGGGCGCGCTGGTCGCCGCGGGCGCCACGCTGGTGCCCGTCCCCGTGGATGCGGAGGGGCTGGATGTGGAGGCGGGGAAGCGGCTGGGGCCGGAGGCGCGGCTGGCCGTCGTCACGCCCGCGCACCAGTTCCCGCTGGGTGTCGCCATGAGCAAGGCGCGGCGGCAGGCCCTGCTCTCGTGGGCCGCGCGCTCGGATGCGTGGATTGTCGAGGACGACTACGACAGCGAGTTCCGCTACGAGGGCCGCCCGCTCCTCGCGCTGCAGGGGATGGCCCCGGATGCGCGGGTGCTCTACATCGGGACGTTCAGCAAGGTGGTGTCCCCGGCCTTGAGAGTGGGCTACCTGGTGGTGCCGGAGCCGCTGGTGGACGCCTTCACCGCCGCGCGCCGCTTCGCCGATGGCCACACGCCCGTCGTGGAGCAGGCGGTGGTCGCGGACTTCCTCAACGACGGCCACTTCAGCCGCCACGTCCGCCGCATGCGGGTGCTGTACGGCCGCCGGCAGGAGGCCCTGGTGGAGGCGGCCTCGCGCGAGCTGCGGGGGCGCCTGGACGTGTCTCCCCTCCACACGGGAATGCACCTGGTGGGCTGGCTCCCCGAGGGCGAGGACGACCGGGCCGCCACGGCCCGCGTCCTCCAGGCCGGGGTGCTGACGCAGCCCTTGTCCGCGTTCCGGGTCCAATCCCAAGGCCGAGGCGCCCTGCTGCTCGGCTACGCGTGTGTCCCCGAGGAGCGGATTCCCGAGGGTGTGCGGATGCTCGCCCGGGCGCTGCGCTGA
- a CDS encoding helix-turn-helix domain-containing protein has translation MLGLPWFNLIVAPPRARIEEGMRERLLRAADVLVREEGPDALTWEALARRARVGRGTPRYHFRSKQTLLDALAGFSSHPGVRGRR, from the coding sequence ATGCTGGGGTTGCCGTGGTTCAACCTCATCGTCGCGCCGCCACGCGCGAGAATCGAGGAGGGAATGCGTGAGAGGCTCTTGCGCGCGGCCGACGTGCTGGTCCGGGAGGAAGGCCCCGACGCCCTGACGTGGGAGGCCCTCGCCCGGCGTGCCCGTGTGGGGCGAGGCACTCCGCGCTACCACTTCCGGAGCAAACAGACGCTGCTGGACGCCCTTGCGGGCTTCTCCTCACACCCCGGAGTGCGGGGAAGGCGTTGA
- a CDS encoding cold-shock protein, producing MATGTVKWFNDAKGFGFIAQDNGGPDVFCHHTAIQADGFRTLAEGQKVEFDVKKGPKGLQAENVRPVG from the coding sequence ATGGCGACTGGTACCGTGAAGTGGTTCAACGACGCGAAGGGCTTTGGCTTCATCGCGCAGGATAATGGCGGCCCTGACGTGTTCTGCCACCACACCGCCATCCAGGCGGACGGGTTCCGGACCCTGGCCGAGGGTCAGAAGGTGGAGTTCGACGTCAAGAAGGGCCCCAAGGGGCTCCAGGCGGAGAACGTCCGCCCGGTTGGCTGA
- a CDS encoding ABC transporter ATP-binding protein has protein sequence MLRISAVSKAYPNGVRALQGIDLSIDRGLFGLLGPNGAGKSTLMRILATLQAPDAGQVTFDGLDVLARPQAHRRHLGYLPQDFGVYPGVSAVDLLDHLGLLKGLTNARERREQVDALLSLTNLHAHRKKAVSGFSGGMRQRFGIAQALLGNPKLLIVDEPTSGLDPEERQRFHNLLGEVGENVVVLLSTHIVEDVRQLCPRMAILSEGRVLCEGAPEALVASLAGRVWRKTVEKGAVERYRASFPLLSTQLQAGRTRVHVLADARPEEGFEQVPPDLEDVYFSTLSHRRAA, from the coding sequence ATGCTGCGAATCTCCGCTGTCTCGAAGGCGTACCCCAACGGGGTGCGCGCCCTCCAGGGCATTGACCTGAGCATCGACCGAGGACTGTTCGGCCTGCTGGGACCCAACGGCGCGGGCAAGTCCACCCTGATGCGCATCCTGGCCACGCTGCAGGCGCCGGATGCGGGGCAGGTGACGTTCGACGGGCTGGACGTGCTCGCCCGACCGCAGGCCCACCGCCGGCACCTGGGCTATCTCCCTCAAGACTTCGGGGTGTACCCGGGCGTGTCCGCGGTGGACCTGCTCGACCACCTGGGGCTGCTCAAGGGGCTGACGAACGCCCGGGAGCGGCGCGAGCAGGTGGACGCGCTCTTGAGCCTCACGAACCTCCACGCGCACCGGAAGAAGGCGGTGAGTGGCTTCTCGGGCGGCATGCGGCAGCGCTTCGGCATCGCCCAGGCGCTGCTGGGCAACCCCAAGCTGCTCATCGTGGACGAGCCCACGTCGGGGCTGGACCCGGAGGAGCGCCAGCGCTTCCACAACCTCCTGGGCGAGGTGGGGGAGAACGTCGTCGTGCTGCTCTCCACGCACATCGTCGAGGACGTGCGCCAGCTCTGTCCGCGCATGGCCATCCTCAGCGAGGGGCGCGTGCTGTGCGAGGGCGCGCCGGAGGCGCTGGTGGCCTCGCTGGCGGGGAGGGTGTGGCGCAAGACGGTGGAGAAGGGCGCGGTGGAGCGCTACCGCGCGTCGTTCCCCCTCCTGTCCACGCAGCTGCAGGCGGGGCGCACGCGGGTGCACGTGCTGGCGGACGCGAGGCCCGAAGAGGGCTTCGAGCAGGTGCCGCCCGACCTGGAGGACGTCTACTTCTCCACGCTGTCCCACCGTCGCGCGGCGTAG
- a CDS encoding ABC transporter permease/M1 family aminopeptidase, translated as MLRGILHFEWRYHTRQAVFFAALAIFAAMSFALVGTGYGGDNVQLNSPHSVAQSLGLLSLTSLFVLGIFCASTVQRDAEHGMTELLYTTSVTQRDYLLGRYLGALLATLAVFAVATLALMLAPYVMAVPPERVAPLGVGRYLWALLVVVTPNVVFAASLLFAISALSRSRLASYVGGVFVYALYLVGSMWAESPIMAGTAPQTAESLARAALLDPFGLSALFELSRYWPEAERNTRFVPLTGNFLWNRLLWLGVAAAVLGFVHARFSFRTSAVKPREEKAEEGPVAPAGASYRPVEVGTPRGRSAWAVFASAARLELRHVLRSWPFLALLALWVFVVGMEIVTGAGRGEAGTYRIPTTGRVLESIWMPLSQVGTLVVIYFGAELVWRERMARFEALLDATPSSSVYFFASKLTAMGALVGVMTAVPAVLGVAFQLVRGQVVPEPRLYLSLFYFEGLPLLLFAVAVLFIQTVSPHRYVGMVLSLLLALGVSQGASLGLEHPMTRFGAAPAVSHSDLDGFGPTAASFTAFMVYWSAFAGLLALVTWGLWRRGLGARWSARLRALPGEWGRAGRYGAMACGGVFLLAGGLIVRDTWGLGTYQSRDASLAWRERYERTYKVLEPLPLPSIVAVTSRLDLFPEHRRYRATGTYRLENQTQAPLDTLWVVVPPTARPVSLSLQGGEQVAHDEEFGMFHFRLQPPLPPGGVSELSFDVTREERGVRATGFELSLVENGSFILNDEVFPTLGYRRGHELGDPEERRVRGLREQPRMPLLDESGRTPVVRAPVWHTLDLMVSTSSDQTAVGPGTLRKQWSEDGRRFFHYVVDRPMTPKFAVVSARYAVEKTRHQGVDVEVYYHPAHAYNVKAMVEATTRSLDDFGARFHRYPDEQLRIVEIPSSWSFGALAMRQVIYFVEDRGFLTDMRHSDAVDLVTRRTAHEVAHQWWGHMLDPATVEGATMLVESLTKYSEQRILAGLHGEHSLVRELAFDRDRYLAGRTEESTQEPGLYKGTGQSYLYYGKGALVMNALRDLLGEAKLDAALRRMLDAPGHESSLTTLDLLDALHAEATPGQHVLIDQWMKEVVLYDLQVESSSVEALPDGRFQVTARVATSKRSVRGGEDVLLPMDEALDVAVYTNSPRDGVVEDNLLHVQRHPFQGASTEVSFTVEKRPTHVGIDPFILRIERERGDNFQKLSPRGSASAAR; from the coding sequence ATGCTTCGGGGAATCCTCCACTTCGAGTGGCGCTATCACACGCGCCAGGCCGTCTTCTTCGCCGCGCTGGCCATCTTCGCCGCCATGAGCTTCGCGCTGGTCGGCACGGGCTACGGCGGCGACAACGTGCAGCTCAACTCGCCCCACAGCGTCGCGCAGTCGCTGGGGCTCCTGTCGCTCACGTCCCTCTTCGTGCTGGGCATCTTCTGCGCGTCCACCGTGCAGCGCGACGCCGAGCACGGCATGACGGAGCTGCTCTACACCACGTCCGTCACCCAGCGGGACTACCTGCTGGGCCGCTACCTGGGCGCGCTGCTCGCGACGCTCGCCGTGTTCGCGGTGGCGACGCTGGCGCTGATGCTGGCGCCGTACGTCATGGCGGTGCCTCCGGAGCGCGTGGCGCCGCTCGGCGTGGGCCGCTACCTCTGGGCGCTCCTCGTCGTCGTGACGCCCAACGTGGTGTTCGCCGCGTCGCTGCTGTTCGCCATCTCCGCGCTGTCTCGCAGCCGGCTGGCCAGCTACGTCGGCGGCGTCTTCGTGTACGCGCTGTACCTGGTGGGCTCCATGTGGGCGGAGTCGCCCATCATGGCGGGGACCGCGCCGCAGACGGCGGAGTCGCTGGCGCGCGCCGCGCTCCTGGACCCCTTCGGCCTGTCCGCGCTGTTCGAGCTGTCCCGCTACTGGCCGGAGGCGGAGCGCAACACCCGGTTCGTCCCGCTGACGGGGAACTTCCTCTGGAACCGGCTCTTGTGGCTGGGCGTCGCCGCGGCGGTGCTCGGCTTCGTGCACGCGCGCTTCTCCTTCCGGACGTCGGCGGTGAAGCCTCGCGAGGAGAAGGCCGAGGAGGGGCCTGTCGCCCCGGCGGGGGCGTCGTACCGCCCCGTCGAGGTGGGGACGCCTCGGGGGCGCTCGGCGTGGGCGGTGTTCGCGTCGGCGGCGCGGCTGGAGTTGCGGCACGTGCTGCGCAGCTGGCCCTTCCTGGCGCTCCTGGCGCTGTGGGTCTTCGTCGTGGGGATGGAAATCGTGACGGGGGCGGGGCGAGGGGAGGCCGGCACCTACCGCATCCCCACCACGGGCCGCGTGCTGGAGAGCATCTGGATGCCGCTGTCCCAGGTGGGCACCCTGGTGGTCATCTACTTCGGCGCGGAGCTGGTCTGGCGCGAGCGGATGGCGCGCTTCGAGGCGCTGCTCGACGCGACACCTTCTTCCAGCGTCTATTTCTTCGCCTCCAAGCTCACCGCGATGGGCGCGCTGGTGGGCGTGATGACCGCAGTCCCCGCCGTGCTGGGCGTGGCCTTCCAGCTGGTGCGCGGTCAGGTCGTCCCGGAGCCTCGGCTCTACCTGTCGCTGTTCTACTTCGAGGGGCTCCCGCTGCTGCTCTTCGCGGTGGCGGTGCTGTTCATCCAGACGGTGAGCCCTCACCGGTACGTGGGCATGGTGCTGTCGCTCCTGCTGGCCCTCGGGGTGAGCCAGGGCGCGTCGCTGGGCCTGGAGCACCCGATGACCCGCTTCGGCGCGGCGCCCGCGGTGTCCCACTCGGACCTGGATGGCTTCGGTCCCACGGCCGCGTCCTTCACGGCGTTCATGGTGTACTGGAGCGCCTTCGCGGGGCTGCTGGCGCTGGTGACGTGGGGCCTGTGGCGGCGCGGACTGGGCGCTCGCTGGAGCGCGCGGCTGCGGGCGCTGCCGGGGGAGTGGGGCCGCGCGGGGCGGTATGGCGCGATGGCCTGCGGCGGGGTGTTCCTGCTCGCCGGTGGCCTCATCGTCCGCGACACGTGGGGCCTGGGCACCTACCAATCCCGCGACGCCTCGCTGGCGTGGCGTGAGCGCTACGAGCGGACGTACAAGGTCCTGGAGCCCCTCCCGCTGCCGAGCATCGTCGCGGTGACGTCGCGCCTGGACCTCTTCCCGGAGCATCGTCGCTACCGCGCCACGGGGACGTACCGGCTGGAGAACCAGACGCAGGCGCCCCTCGACACGCTGTGGGTCGTGGTGCCCCCGACGGCGAGGCCCGTGTCGCTCTCCCTGCAGGGCGGCGAGCAGGTGGCGCATGACGAGGAGTTCGGCATGTTCCACTTCCGGCTCCAGCCGCCGCTGCCTCCCGGAGGCGTGTCCGAGCTGTCCTTCGACGTCACGCGCGAGGAGCGGGGCGTGAGGGCCACGGGCTTCGAGCTGTCCCTGGTGGAGAACGGCTCGTTCATCCTGAACGACGAGGTGTTCCCCACGCTGGGCTACCGGCGAGGCCACGAGCTGGGCGACCCGGAGGAGCGGCGCGTGCGGGGGTTGCGGGAGCAGCCCCGGATGCCCCTGCTCGACGAGAGCGGCCGGACGCCCGTGGTCCGAGCGCCGGTGTGGCACACCCTGGACCTGATGGTCTCCACGTCCAGCGACCAGACGGCGGTGGGGCCGGGGACGCTGCGCAAGCAGTGGAGCGAGGACGGGCGGCGCTTCTTCCACTACGTCGTGGACCGGCCCATGACGCCGAAGTTCGCGGTCGTCTCGGCCCGCTACGCGGTGGAGAAGACGCGGCACCAGGGCGTGGACGTGGAGGTCTATTACCATCCCGCGCACGCCTACAACGTGAAGGCCATGGTGGAGGCCACCACGCGCTCGCTCGACGACTTCGGCGCGCGCTTCCACCGCTATCCGGACGAGCAGCTGCGCATCGTGGAGATTCCGTCGTCGTGGAGCTTCGGCGCGCTGGCGATGCGGCAGGTCATCTACTTCGTGGAGGACCGGGGCTTCCTCACCGACATGCGGCACTCGGACGCGGTGGACCTGGTGACCCGGCGCACGGCGCACGAGGTGGCGCACCAGTGGTGGGGCCACATGCTGGACCCCGCCACCGTGGAGGGCGCGACGATGCTGGTGGAGTCGCTGACGAAGTACTCCGAGCAGCGAATCCTCGCGGGCCTGCACGGCGAGCACTCACTGGTGCGCGAGCTGGCGTTCGACCGGGACCGCTACCTCGCCGGACGCACGGAGGAGTCCACCCAGGAGCCGGGGCTCTACAAGGGCACGGGCCAGTCGTACCTGTACTACGGCAAGGGCGCGCTGGTGATGAACGCGCTGCGGGACTTGCTGGGCGAGGCGAAGCTGGACGCGGCGCTGCGGCGCATGCTGGACGCGCCGGGGCACGAGAGCTCCCTGACGACGCTGGACCTGCTCGACGCGCTGCACGCGGAGGCGACCCCCGGACAGCATGTCCTCATCGACCAGTGGATGAAGGAGGTCGTCCTGTACGACTTGCAGGTGGAGTCGTCCTCCGTGGAGGCGCTGCCGGACGGGCGCTTCCAGGTGACGGCCCGCGTGGCGACCTCGAAGCGGAGCGTGCGGGGCGGAGAGGACGTCCTGTTGCCCATGGACGAGGCGCTGGACGTCGCCGTCTACACGAACTCACCGCGCGACGGCGTCGTGGAGGACAACCTGCTGCACGTGCAGCGGCATCCCTTCCAGGGCGCGTCCACGGAGGTGTCCTTCACCGTGGAGAAGCGGCCGACGCACGTGGGCATCGACCCGTTCATCCTGCGCATCGAGCGCGAGCGCGGCGACAACTTCCAGAAGCTGTCGCCGCGCGGTTCCGCCTCCGCGGCGCGTTAG
- a CDS encoding long-chain fatty acid--CoA ligase translates to MEKPWLKHYPPGVPAEIDIQQYPSLTHLMEEAFAKYADRPSFKCMGKSITYRELDALSRRVGAWLQSRGLERGATIAVMMPNVLQYPVCIAAILRAGYVVVNVNPLYTPRELEHQLKDSGAQAIFILENFATTLEQVLDKTPVRHVVVATMGDLMGALKGTLVNFVVRKVKKMVPAYNLPRAVSFKQVLAEGGKRTLNPVATTHNDVAFLQYTGGTTGVSKGATLLHKNAIANVLQVEAFLDPAMRGRNIAQLNIICALPMYHIFALTVCGLMGIRLGAMNVLIPNPRDIPGFIKTLSEQKFHILPAVNTLYNALANHPDFKNLDFSELMICNGGGMAVQRAVAEKWFAITRVPIIEGYGLSETSPVATSNLPTATEYSGTIGLPIPSTEIAIRDDDGNPVPMGQPGEICIRGPQVMAGYWNRPDETAKVMFADGFFRSGDIGVMDERGHTTIVDRKKDMILVSGFNVYPNEVEGVVAMHPGVLEVAAVGIPDEHSGEVVKLFVVKKDPALTEAQLMDFCREQLTGYKRPKKIEFRTELPKTNVGKILRRELRDKKVA, encoded by the coding sequence ATGGAGAAGCCCTGGTTGAAGCACTATCCGCCTGGAGTCCCGGCGGAGATTGATATCCAGCAGTACCCGTCGCTGACGCACCTGATGGAGGAGGCCTTCGCCAAGTACGCGGACAGGCCTTCGTTCAAGTGCATGGGCAAGAGCATCACCTATCGCGAGCTGGACGCGCTGTCGCGGCGCGTTGGCGCGTGGCTGCAGTCCCGGGGCTTGGAGCGGGGCGCCACCATCGCGGTGATGATGCCCAACGTGTTGCAGTACCCGGTCTGCATCGCGGCGATCCTGCGCGCGGGCTACGTGGTGGTGAACGTCAACCCGCTCTACACGCCGCGCGAGCTGGAGCACCAGCTCAAGGACAGCGGAGCCCAGGCCATCTTCATCCTGGAGAACTTCGCCACCACGCTGGAGCAGGTGCTGGACAAGACGCCGGTGCGCCACGTCGTCGTGGCGACCATGGGTGACCTGATGGGGGCCTTGAAGGGCACCCTGGTCAACTTCGTGGTGCGCAAGGTGAAGAAGATGGTGCCGGCGTACAACCTGCCGCGCGCCGTGAGCTTCAAGCAGGTGCTGGCGGAGGGCGGCAAGCGCACGCTCAACCCGGTGGCCACCACGCACAACGACGTGGCCTTCCTGCAGTACACGGGCGGCACGACGGGTGTCTCCAAGGGCGCCACGCTGCTGCACAAGAACGCCATCGCCAACGTGCTCCAGGTGGAGGCGTTCCTGGACCCGGCGATGCGGGGGCGCAACATCGCGCAGCTGAACATCATCTGCGCGCTGCCGATGTACCACATCTTCGCGCTGACCGTCTGTGGGCTGATGGGCATCCGCCTGGGCGCGATGAACGTGCTCATCCCCAACCCGCGCGACATCCCGGGCTTCATCAAGACGCTGTCGGAGCAGAAGTTCCACATCCTCCCGGCCGTCAACACGCTCTACAACGCGCTGGCCAACCACCCCGACTTCAAGAACCTCGACTTCTCCGAGCTGATGATCTGCAACGGCGGCGGCATGGCCGTGCAGCGCGCGGTGGCGGAGAAGTGGTTCGCCATCACCCGCGTGCCCATCATCGAGGGGTACGGCCTGTCGGAGACGTCTCCGGTGGCGACCAGCAACCTGCCCACGGCGACGGAGTACTCGGGCACCATCGGCCTGCCGATTCCCTCCACGGAGATCGCCATCCGGGACGACGACGGCAATCCAGTTCCCATGGGCCAGCCGGGCGAAATCTGTATCCGCGGCCCGCAGGTGATGGCGGGCTATTGGAACCGTCCGGACGAGACGGCCAAGGTGATGTTCGCCGACGGCTTCTTCCGCTCCGGCGACATCGGCGTGATGGACGAGCGCGGCCACACCACCATCGTCGACCGCAAGAAGGACATGATTCTCGTGTCCGGCTTCAACGTCTACCCGAACGAGGTCGAGGGGGTGGTGGCCATGCACCCCGGCGTGCTCGAGGTGGCGGCGGTGGGCATCCCCGACGAGCACTCCGGCGAGGTGGTGAAGCTCTTCGTCGTGAAGAAGGACCCGGCGCTCACGGAGGCCCAGCTCATGGACTTCTGCCGTGAGCAGCTCACCGGCTACAAGCGGCCCAAGAAGATTGAGTTCCGCACGGAGCTGCCCAAGACGAACGTGGGCAAGATCCTCCGCCGCGAGCTGCGCGACAAGAAGGTGGCCTGA